The following are from one region of the Dreissena polymorpha isolate Duluth1 chromosome 2, UMN_Dpol_1.0, whole genome shotgun sequence genome:
- the LOC127869781 gene encoding uncharacterized protein LOC127869781 has product MVCDMDNPTYCRMKGIQPQTINNFNFSQLAGCNAEELSVRLASGLSGYVWWTAVQIVTSVGLILIFVAAIMVEAWRCGGYRNKRFVIAISTILILGGVAVLVMVIIVSVGFVRFFEVPKVLVFKMVPGTFVWSVLTTGIGALLALAGGCLATSLRRNSSVRHGKVVPTIVKMTLTP; this is encoded by the exons ATGGTTTGCGATATGGACAACCCGACGTACTGCCGGATGAAGGGTATTCAGCCACAGACCATTAACAACTTTAATTTCAGCCAGCTAGCTGGGTGTAATGCGGAAGAGCTTTCTGTTAGATTGGCTTCCGGATTAA GTGGCTACGTATGGTGGACGGCCGTACAGATTGTGACGTCAGTCGGTCTCATTCTGATATTTGTTGCCGCTATTATGGTAGAGGCCTGGAGATGCGGAGGGTATCGCAACAAAAGATTTGTCATTGCAATATCTACCATCTTAATACTAGGAG GAGTTGCTGTTCTTGTCATGGTGATAATAGTGTCCGTAGGTTTCGTCCGATTCTTCGAAGTACCGAAGGTACTTGTATTTAAAATGGTGCCCGGGACGTTTGTGTGGTCGGTTCTCACTACCGGTATTGGTGCCCTGCTTGCGCTTGCGGGAGGCTGCCTAGCGACG AGTCTTCGAAGAAACTCCAGCGTCAGACATGGCAAAGTAGTGCCAACTATCGTCAAGATGACGCTTACGCCGTAG